One genomic window of Bradyrhizobium sp. CCGE-LA001 includes the following:
- the cysD gene encoding sulfate adenylyltransferase subunit CysD, protein MDHLDQLEAQSIYIFREAFARLKKIALLWSLGKDSNVMIWLARKAFFGKMPFPALHVDTGKKFPEMYRFRDHYGKEWDLDLRVEPCPPIDAVDPTLPPAARSAARKTEGLKMALAKYGFDGLIAGIRRDEEATRAKERVFSPRGLEGNWDVRDQPPEFWDHFNASPPQGAHLRIHPILHWTEADIWAYTKRENIPIIPLYLSQNGKRYRSLGDQDITNPVASNAASIDEILIELEQTKVPERAGRALDHETEDAFERLRVAGYL, encoded by the coding sequence ATGGACCATCTCGATCAGCTCGAGGCGCAGAGCATCTACATTTTTCGTGAGGCCTTCGCCCGGCTGAAGAAGATCGCCCTGTTGTGGTCGCTCGGCAAGGACTCCAACGTCATGATCTGGCTGGCGCGGAAGGCCTTCTTCGGCAAGATGCCGTTCCCCGCCCTTCATGTCGACACCGGCAAGAAGTTTCCGGAAATGTATCGCTTCCGCGATCATTACGGCAAAGAGTGGGATCTCGATCTGCGCGTCGAGCCCTGCCCACCCATTGATGCCGTCGACCCGACGCTGCCGCCGGCCGCACGTTCCGCCGCGCGCAAGACCGAGGGCCTCAAGATGGCGCTCGCCAAGTATGGCTTCGACGGCCTGATCGCAGGCATCCGCCGCGACGAGGAGGCGACGCGTGCCAAGGAGCGCGTGTTCTCGCCGCGCGGACTAGAAGGCAATTGGGACGTGCGCGACCAGCCGCCGGAGTTCTGGGACCACTTCAACGCCTCGCCGCCGCAAGGCGCGCATTTACGCATCCATCCGATCCTGCATTGGACCGAGGCCGACATCTGGGCCTACACCAAACGCGAGAACATCCCGATCATTCCGCTTTATCTGTCGCAGAACGGCAAGCGCTATCGCTCGCTAGGTGACCAGGACATCACCAATCCGGTGGCCTCAAACGCTGCGAGCATCGACGAGATCCTGATCGAGCTCGAACAGACCAAGGTGCCGGAGCGCGCCGGGCGTGCGCTCGACCACGAGACCGAGGACGCTTTCGAGCGCCTGCGCGTCGCCGGCTACCTCTGA
- the cysC gene encoding adenylyl-sulfate kinase, with product MNMIVTPASPATPNGTTRPQVRIVIVGHVDHGKSTLVGRLLHETGSLPEGKLEMLKAVSARRGMPFEWSFLLDALQTERDQGITIDTTQIRFRTNSRDIVLIDAPGHAEFLRNMITGASQADGAVLIIDALEGVRDQTRRHGYLLHLLGVKQVAIVVNKMDRVDFSAARFKEISDEISAHLQGLGVTPTAVIPISARDGDGVAARTDRISWYKGPTVVEALDALEPARPLEALALRLPVQAIYKFDDRRIVAGRIESGSLVAGDEIVIMPAGKIAKIKTVESWPVTPVAGRQGAGRSVGITLDRELFIERGDIIAHAGTAPRETRRLRARIFWLHDKPLAKGDQLLVRCGPKESRATVVVIEKAVDPGELSSSENKAIGRNHVGEIDISLSSPIATDPYTENPRTGRLVIEVSGRIAGGGLVLSVDAGQRAVPVDIVPVESALRPDERSARYRHNGAVVWLTGLPASGKSTLAKALERRLFSNGGSPILLDGDTLRAGLNSDLGFSATDRSENIRRLAEVATHLARNGHIAIVAAVSPAREDRATARRIADTAFREIHVATPAEICEERDPKGHYKKARAGALTSFTGIGNDYEAPQAAELVIDTSTRTVTEAADEIEQMLKTSGVLFDEVVDLAANI from the coding sequence ATGAACATGATCGTCACGCCAGCCTCGCCCGCCACCCCGAACGGCACCACGCGTCCCCAGGTGCGCATCGTCATCGTCGGCCATGTCGATCACGGCAAGTCGACGCTGGTCGGCCGCCTGCTGCACGAGACCGGCAGCCTGCCGGAGGGCAAGCTCGAGATGCTGAAAGCCGTGAGCGCGCGGCGCGGCATGCCGTTCGAGTGGTCGTTCCTGCTCGACGCGCTCCAGACCGAGCGCGACCAGGGCATCACCATCGACACCACGCAGATCCGCTTCCGCACCAATTCGCGCGACATCGTGCTGATCGACGCGCCCGGCCATGCCGAATTTCTGCGCAACATGATCACCGGTGCCTCGCAGGCCGATGGCGCGGTGCTGATCATCGACGCGCTCGAAGGCGTGCGCGACCAGACCCGCCGGCACGGCTATCTGCTGCATCTGCTCGGCGTGAAGCAGGTCGCTATCGTCGTCAACAAGATGGACCGCGTCGATTTCAGCGCCGCCCGTTTCAAGGAAATCAGCGACGAGATCTCGGCGCATTTGCAGGGCCTCGGCGTGACGCCGACCGCGGTGATCCCGATCTCGGCTCGCGACGGCGACGGCGTCGCCGCGCGCACCGACCGGATCTCCTGGTACAAGGGACCGACGGTAGTCGAGGCGCTCGACGCCCTTGAGCCGGCGCGGCCGCTGGAAGCGCTGGCGCTGCGGCTGCCGGTGCAGGCGATCTACAAGTTCGACGACCGCCGCATCGTAGCGGGCCGCATCGAATCCGGCAGCCTGGTTGCCGGCGACGAGATCGTGATCATGCCGGCCGGCAAGATCGCCAAGATAAAGACGGTCGAAAGCTGGCCGGTGACGCCCGTCGCCGGACGGCAAGGCGCGGGCCGTTCGGTCGGCATCACGCTGGACCGTGAGCTCTTCATCGAGCGCGGCGACATCATCGCGCATGCAGGCACCGCGCCGCGCGAGACGCGGCGGCTGCGCGCGCGGATCTTCTGGCTGCATGACAAGCCGCTCGCCAAGGGCGACCAGCTGCTGGTGCGCTGCGGGCCGAAGGAAAGCCGCGCCACCGTCGTGGTCATCGAGAAGGCTGTCGATCCCGGTGAATTGTCGAGCAGCGAGAACAAGGCGATCGGCCGCAACCATGTCGGCGAGATCGACATCTCTCTGTCGAGCCCGATTGCCACCGATCCCTACACCGAAAATCCGCGCACCGGCCGCCTCGTGATCGAGGTGTCCGGACGAATCGCGGGCGGCGGCCTGGTGCTGTCGGTCGATGCCGGCCAGCGCGCCGTCCCGGTCGATATCGTGCCGGTGGAATCGGCGCTGCGGCCCGACGAGCGCTCCGCGCGCTACCGCCACAATGGTGCCGTGGTCTGGCTCACCGGCCTGCCGGCCTCCGGCAAGTCGACGCTGGCCAAAGCGCTGGAGCGGCGGCTGTTCAGCAATGGCGGCTCGCCGATCCTGCTCGACGGCGATACGCTGCGCGCCGGGCTCAACAGCGATCTCGGCTTCTCCGCCACCGATCGCAGCGAGAACATCCGCCGCCTCGCCGAGGTCGCGACGCACCTCGCGCGCAACGGCCACATCGCCATCGTCGCCGCGGTCTCACCGGCCCGCGAGGACCGCGCCACCGCGCGCCGCATCGCCGACACCGCGTTCCGCGAGATCCATGTCGCGACGCCGGCGGAGATCTGCGAGGAGCGCGACCCCAAGGGCCATTACAAGAAGGCTCGCGCCGGCGCGCTCACCTCGTTCACCGGCATCGGTAACGACTATGAAGCGCCGCAGGCCGCCGAGCTCGTGATCGACACGTCGACGCGGACGGTCACTGAGGCCGCCGACGAAATCGAGCAGATGCTGAAGACATCAGGCGTGCTGTTCGACGAAGTCGTGGATCTCGCCGCGAATATTTGA
- a CDS encoding sulfate ABC transporter substrate-binding protein, producing MEMDMMRRIVPLAATLLWASSALAADINLLNVSYDPTRELYAEFNKAFATAYQKETGKSVEIKQSHGGSGSQARAVIDGLQADVVTLALAYDIDAIANKGLTTADWQKRLPQNSSPYTSTIVFLVRKGNPKGIKDWDDLIKPGVAIITPNPKTSGGARWNYLAAWGFAQKKYGSADKAKEFVGKLFQQVPVLDTGARGATVTFVERGVGDVLLAWENEAFLALKEFGANKFEIVAPPQSILAEPPVTIVDKVADKKGTRSAADAYLQYWYTKEAQEIAARNFYRPRDAEIAKKYENAFAKVELFTIDDVFGGWTKAQKEHFADGGVFDQIYKN from the coding sequence ATGGAGATGGACATGATGCGCCGTATCGTCCCGCTCGCGGCAACCCTGTTGTGGGCAAGCTCGGCTCTCGCCGCGGATATCAACCTGTTGAACGTGTCGTACGATCCGACGCGTGAGCTCTATGCCGAATTCAACAAGGCGTTCGCGACCGCCTATCAGAAGGAGACCGGCAAGAGCGTCGAGATCAAGCAGTCGCATGGCGGCAGCGGTTCGCAGGCGCGCGCCGTGATCGATGGCTTGCAGGCCGACGTGGTGACGCTCGCGCTTGCCTATGACATCGACGCGATCGCGAACAAGGGCCTCACCACGGCCGACTGGCAGAAGCGGCTGCCGCAGAATTCGTCACCCTACACCTCGACCATCGTCTTCCTGGTGCGCAAGGGCAATCCCAAGGGCATCAAGGATTGGGACGACCTGATCAAGCCGGGCGTTGCTATTATCACGCCGAACCCGAAGACCTCGGGCGGCGCCCGCTGGAATTATCTGGCGGCCTGGGGCTTTGCGCAGAAGAAATACGGGTCGGCCGACAAGGCCAAGGAGTTCGTTGGGAAGCTCTTCCAGCAGGTGCCGGTGCTGGATACCGGCGCGCGCGGCGCCACCGTGACCTTCGTCGAGCGCGGCGTCGGTGACGTGCTGCTCGCCTGGGAGAACGAGGCGTTCCTGGCCCTGAAGGAGTTCGGTGCGAACAAATTCGAGATCGTGGCACCGCCGCAATCGATTCTGGCGGAGCCGCCGGTTACCATCGTCGACAAGGTCGCCGACAAGAAAGGCACCCGGAGCGCGGCTGACGCTTACCTGCAATATTGGTATACCAAGGAAGCTCAAGAGATCGCCGCGCGCAATTTCTACCGTCCTCGCGACGCCGAAATTGCGAAGAAGTACGAGAATGCGTTCGCCAAGGTCGAGCTGTTCACGATCGACGATGTCTTCGGCGGCTGGACCAAGGCGCAGAAGGAACATTTCGCCGACGGCGGCGTCTTTGATCAGATCTACAAGAACTGA
- the cysT gene encoding sulfate ABC transporter permease subunit CysT, translating to MGLTLTWLSVIILIPLAGLFLRSLELSPEQFWNILSSRRTLNALRVSFGLAFAAACVNLVMGSIIVWALVRYRFPGRRIFDAIVDVPFALPTAVAGVALTALFAEKGWLGAPLAALGLKVAFTPVGIFVAMIFIGIPFVVRTVQPVLQDLDPEIEEAAGSLGASRWQTIIRVILPSLAPALLTGLALAFARAVGEYGSVIFIAGNLPNVSEIAPLLIVIRLSEFRYADATAIAVVMLVVSFVIIFAVNRLQRWAQSRVPAR from the coding sequence ATGGGACTGACGCTGACCTGGCTGTCCGTTATCATCCTGATTCCGCTCGCTGGACTGTTCCTGAGATCGCTCGAACTCAGTCCCGAGCAGTTCTGGAACATCCTCTCCAGCCGCCGCACGCTGAACGCGCTCCGCGTCTCCTTCGGCCTCGCCTTTGCCGCGGCCTGCGTCAACCTGGTGATGGGCAGCATCATCGTCTGGGCGCTGGTGCGCTACCGCTTTCCGGGCCGGCGCATCTTCGATGCCATCGTCGATGTGCCGTTCGCGCTGCCGACGGCGGTTGCCGGCGTGGCGCTGACCGCACTGTTCGCCGAGAAGGGCTGGCTGGGCGCACCGCTCGCGGCGCTCGGCCTCAAGGTCGCGTTCACCCCGGTCGGCATCTTCGTCGCCATGATCTTCATCGGCATTCCCTTCGTGGTCCGCACCGTGCAGCCGGTGCTCCAGGATCTCGACCCCGAGATCGAGGAGGCCGCAGGCAGCTTGGGGGCGAGCCGCTGGCAAACCATCATCCGCGTGATCCTGCCCTCGCTGGCGCCGGCGCTGCTCACCGGGCTCGCGCTTGCCTTCGCCCGCGCGGTCGGCGAATACGGCTCGGTGATCTTCATCGCGGGCAATCTGCCCAACGTCTCCGAGATTGCGCCGCTCTTGATCGTGATCCGCCTGTCCGAATTCCGCTACGCCGATGCGACCGCCATCGCGGTGGTCATGCTCGTCGTCTCCTTCGTCATCATCTTCGCCGTCAACCGGCTCCAGCGCTGGGCGCAGAGCCGGGTCCCGGCGCGTTGA
- a CDS encoding nitrite/sulfite reductase, giving the protein MYAYDEIDRTLVNERVSEFRDQVKRRLSGELTEDEFKILRLQNGVYLQLHAYMFRVAIPYGTLATNQLRALARVARKYDRGYGHFTTRQNIQFNWIKLAELPDALEDLAKVGIHAMQTSGNNMRNVTSDQWAGVAPGEIEDPRIWSELIRQHTTLHPEFSFLPRKFKIAITASDHDRAAIKIHDIGLRLIKNEKGETGFEVLVGGGLGRTPFIAKTIKHFVHGRDILSYIEAILRVYNQYGRRDNIYKARIKILVHELGIEKFSREVEEEWQHIRNSSLQIDDEVIEDIRSRFTYPAYEKLPHMPDELRQAAADSDFEAWRKNSVAPHKVQGYSIVTISLKPTGGPPGDATAEQMDALADLADKYSFGEVRVGHEQNLALPHVAKRDLPALWKALDKLGLATPNVNLITDIIACPGLDYCSLANARSIPIAQELTRRFANHELANLIGRLHINISGCINACGHHHVGHIGILGVEKNGEEVYQITIGGRADENAALGTLIGPGVKFDEVADVIEDVVEAYLALRERPEELFMDTVKRLGVEPFKERVYATR; this is encoded by the coding sequence ATGTATGCTTACGACGAAATCGACCGCACGCTCGTCAACGAGCGCGTCTCGGAGTTCCGCGACCAGGTGAAGCGCCGCCTCTCCGGCGAGCTCACCGAGGACGAGTTCAAGATCCTGCGGCTCCAGAACGGCGTCTATCTGCAGCTGCACGCCTACATGTTCCGCGTCGCGATCCCCTACGGCACGCTGGCGACGAACCAGCTGCGGGCGCTCGCCCGTGTCGCGCGCAAATATGATCGCGGCTACGGCCATTTCACGACCCGGCAGAACATTCAGTTCAACTGGATCAAGCTCGCCGAGCTGCCGGACGCACTCGAAGACCTCGCCAAAGTCGGCATCCACGCGATGCAGACCTCCGGCAACAACATGCGCAACGTCACCTCGGACCAGTGGGCCGGCGTCGCGCCCGGCGAGATCGAGGATCCGCGCATCTGGTCGGAGCTGATCCGCCAGCACACCACGCTGCATCCGGAATTCTCGTTCCTGCCGCGCAAGTTCAAGATCGCGATCACCGCGTCGGATCATGACCGCGCGGCGATCAAGATCCATGACATCGGCTTGAGGTTGATCAAGAACGAGAAGGGCGAGACGGGCTTCGAGGTCCTGGTCGGCGGCGGTCTCGGCCGCACGCCATTCATCGCCAAGACCATCAAGCACTTCGTGCACGGCCGCGATATCCTCAGCTACATCGAGGCGATCCTGCGCGTCTACAACCAGTACGGCCGCCGCGACAACATCTACAAGGCGCGCATCAAGATCCTGGTGCACGAGCTCGGCATCGAGAAGTTCTCCCGCGAGGTCGAGGAGGAGTGGCAGCATATCCGCAATTCCTCGCTCCAGATCGACGACGAGGTGATCGAGGACATCCGCTCGCGCTTCACCTATCCGGCCTACGAGAAGCTGCCGCACATGCCGGATGAGTTGCGCCAGGCCGCGGCCGATTCTGATTTCGAGGCGTGGCGCAAGAACTCGGTGGCCCCGCACAAGGTGCAGGGCTATTCCATCGTCACGATCTCGCTGAAGCCGACCGGCGGCCCTCCGGGCGACGCCACCGCCGAGCAGATGGACGCGCTGGCCGACCTTGCCGACAAATATTCCTTCGGCGAGGTCCGCGTCGGCCACGAGCAGAACCTCGCGCTGCCGCACGTCGCCAAGCGTGATTTGCCCGCGCTGTGGAAGGCGCTCGACAAGCTCGGGCTCGCGACGCCCAACGTCAACCTGATCACCGACATCATCGCCTGCCCGGGTCTCGACTATTGCTCGCTGGCGAATGCGCGCTCGATTCCGATCGCGCAGGAATTGACGCGGCGTTTTGCCAATCACGAGCTCGCCAATTTGATCGGCCGGCTCCACATCAATATCTCGGGCTGCATCAATGCCTGCGGTCATCACCATGTCGGCCACATCGGCATTCTCGGTGTCGAGAAGAACGGCGAGGAGGTCTATCAGATCACCATCGGCGGTCGTGCCGACGAGAACGCTGCGCTCGGGACCCTGATCGGCCCCGGCGTCAAGTTCGACGAAGTCGCCGATGTCATCGAAGACGTCGTGGAGGCCTATCTGGCGCTGCGCGAGCGGCCGGAGGAGCTGTTCATGGACACGGTGAAGCGCCTCGGCGTCGAACCCTTCAAGGAGCGCGTCTATGCCACTCGTTAA
- a CDS encoding DUF934 domain-containing protein has product MPLVNGGKITGDGFAKLAVDTPLPESGDILVPAERFLSEAESLLERAGKVGVIWPNNRDIAELVPYLGKLATVALVFPTFRDGRAYSQARLLRERYNYRGELRATGQILRDQFVFMLRAGFDAFEVKKQADAEAFMQTAKRYSVFYQPTGDGRITALHRRMQLRHSEGVGT; this is encoded by the coding sequence ATGCCACTCGTTAACGGCGGAAAGATCACGGGCGACGGCTTCGCCAAGCTCGCCGTCGATACGCCGCTGCCCGAGAGCGGCGACATCCTCGTGCCGGCCGAACGCTTCCTCAGTGAAGCGGAAAGCTTGCTCGAGCGTGCCGGCAAGGTCGGCGTGATCTGGCCGAACAATCGCGACATCGCCGAGCTGGTGCCGTATCTCGGCAAGCTCGCGACGGTCGCGCTGGTGTTCCCGACCTTCCGCGACGGCCGGGCCTACAGCCAGGCCCGCTTGCTGCGCGAGCGCTACAACTACCGAGGCGAACTGCGCGCCACCGGCCAGATTCTGCGCGACCAGTTCGTGTTCATGCTGCGCGCCGGCTTCGATGCCTTCGAGGTCAAGAAGCAGGCGGATGCGGAAGCCTTCATGCAGACCGCCAAGCGCTATTCGGTGTTCTACCAGCCGACCGGCGACGGCCGGATCACGGCGCTGCACCGGCGGATGCAGCTGCGCCACTCCGAAGGTGTCGGCACGTGA
- the cysG gene encoding siroheme synthase CysG — protein sequence MRFLPVFLDLKAGPVVLIGAGELLRAKLRVLAAAGARVRVHTIDGDQDLGLNTEDAARVEIATGDPLTADLAGVIAIVCAGAGDVGVAMSVRAKTLGLPVNVMDDLEHSSFIFPAIVDRGDVVVAVGTGGTSPVVARRVREKIEALLPARIGELAEFIGGVRKSINERIAEFPLRRRFWERVIDGPIGASVLAGRKSEADAALKAIADPTAFARADKPEGSVALVGAGPGNPDLLTIKALRALQDADIVFHDELVSPEILDRIRRDTTRVAVGRRVGKPGIGQDAINKRMIEAAQAGQRVVRLKGGDPFVFGRGGEEVEALRAAGVAYSIIPGITAGLGGAADFEVPLTYRHEATRITFLTAHKARDAEVVDWSTLTDTRMTVVVYMGMTAAPAIRAGLFAAGRSPETPVGVFARVTRSDAQGAIGTLRDLPELVRRVQGGPAILIIGEVVRHAGSLSRESPTKNSAQIISDLLDAAE from the coding sequence ATGCGGTTCTTGCCGGTGTTCCTCGATCTCAAGGCCGGTCCGGTGGTCCTCATCGGCGCGGGCGAGCTGTTGCGCGCCAAGCTGCGCGTGCTCGCGGCGGCCGGTGCGCGCGTCCGCGTGCACACGATCGACGGCGATCAGGATCTGGGGCTGAACACCGAAGACGCCGCGCGGGTCGAGATCGCCACGGGCGATCCGCTCACTGCCGATCTCGCGGGCGTCATTGCCATCGTCTGCGCGGGCGCGGGTGATGTCGGCGTGGCCATGTCGGTGAGGGCCAAGACGCTCGGCTTGCCGGTCAACGTCATGGACGATCTCGAACATTCCAGCTTCATCTTCCCGGCGATCGTCGATCGCGGCGATGTTGTTGTCGCCGTCGGCACCGGTGGCACCTCGCCCGTGGTGGCGCGACGCGTGCGCGAGAAGATCGAAGCGCTGCTGCCGGCCCGCATCGGCGAGCTCGCCGAGTTCATCGGCGGCGTCCGCAAATCCATCAACGAGCGTATTGCCGAGTTTCCGCTGCGCCGCCGCTTCTGGGAGCGCGTCATCGATGGCCCGATCGGCGCCTCCGTGCTCGCCGGCCGCAAGAGCGAGGCGGACGCCGCGCTCAAGGCGATTGCCGATCCCACCGCGTTCGCGCGCGCCGACAAGCCGGAAGGCTCGGTCGCGCTGGTCGGCGCCGGTCCCGGCAATCCCGATCTCCTCACCATCAAGGCGCTGCGTGCGCTTCAGGATGCCGACATCGTCTTCCATGACGAACTGGTGTCTCCCGAGATTCTCGACCGCATCCGCCGCGACACCACGCGCGTTGCCGTCGGTCGCCGTGTCGGCAAGCCCGGCATCGGGCAAGACGCCATCAACAAACGCATGATCGAGGCCGCGCAAGCCGGCCAGCGCGTGGTGCGGCTGAAGGGCGGCGATCCCTTCGTGTTCGGCCGTGGCGGCGAGGAAGTGGAAGCGCTGCGCGCAGCGGGCGTCGCCTATTCGATCATCCCCGGCATCACTGCAGGCCTCGGCGGCGCCGCCGATTTCGAGGTGCCGCTCACCTATCGTCACGAAGCGACCCGCATCACCTTCCTCACCGCGCACAAGGCGCGCGACGCTGAAGTCGTGGACTGGTCGACGCTGACCGACACCAGGATGACCGTCGTGGTCTACATGGGCATGACCGCCGCGCCCGCCATCCGCGCCGGCCTCTTCGCCGCCGGCCGCTCGCCGGAGACGCCGGTCGGCGTGTTCGCCCGCGTCACGCGTTCCGATGCGCAAGGCGCGATCGGCACGCTGCGCGATCTGCCCGAACTGGTGCGGCGGGTCCAGGGCGGTCCCGCCATTCTCATCATCGGCGAGGTGGTCCGGCATGCCGGCTCGCTCAGCCGCGAAAGTCCCACGAAGAACTCAGCTCAAATCATCTCTGACCTCCTGGATGCAGCCGAATGA
- a CDS encoding DUF2849 domain-containing protein, with protein MTSPLEQKKIKIAGPSVVTANRTWDGIVVYRTAAKGWSADLSEAAIVRNSDEAKALLAESVADDVGAIGPYIAPVQIGADGKIVPGNLREQIRRTGVTIGQPAQV; from the coding sequence ATGACCTCCCCGCTTGAACAGAAGAAAATCAAGATCGCCGGCCCCTCGGTCGTGACCGCCAACCGCACCTGGGACGGCATCGTGGTTTACCGCACCGCCGCCAAGGGCTGGTCCGCTGACCTGTCGGAAGCCGCGATCGTGCGCAACTCCGACGAGGCCAAGGCGTTGCTTGCAGAGTCCGTCGCCGATGACGTCGGCGCGATCGGTCCCTACATCGCGCCGGTGCAGATCGGCGCGGACGGCAAGATCGTTCCCGGTAATCTGCGCGAACAGATCCGCCGCACCGGCGTCACCATCGGACAGCCGGCCCAGGTTTAA
- a CDS encoding phosphoadenylyl-sulfate reductase, whose protein sequence is MNAITAQVSSVSALPPADELDRALRDASPAEVIAAALKTVGRDKLALVSSFGTESAALLKVMAEVDPAIPVIFLDTGWLFEETLAYRDTLIATLGLEDVRSIKPAEEALSREDPDRELWFSDPDACCRIRKVEPLARALKPFSAWINGRKRFQGNARADIPVVEDDGARLKFNPFANVSREEIAAIFARAKLPRHPLVVSGYLSVGCMPCTSRTTEDEDSRAGRWRGRAKTECGIHTMKIS, encoded by the coding sequence GTGAACGCGATCACCGCTCAGGTTTCGTCCGTCTCCGCGCTGCCGCCGGCGGACGAGCTCGATCGCGCCTTGCGCGATGCCTCGCCCGCGGAGGTCATCGCCGCGGCGCTGAAGACCGTCGGGCGCGACAAGCTCGCGCTGGTGTCGTCCTTCGGCACGGAATCCGCCGCGCTGCTCAAGGTCATGGCGGAGGTCGATCCGGCAATCCCCGTGATCTTTCTCGACACCGGCTGGTTGTTCGAGGAGACGCTGGCCTATCGCGATACGCTGATCGCCACGCTGGGCCTCGAGGACGTGCGGTCGATCAAGCCCGCGGAAGAGGCGCTGTCGCGCGAGGATCCCGACCGCGAGCTCTGGTTCTCCGATCCCGACGCCTGCTGCCGCATCCGCAAGGTGGAACCGCTCGCGCGCGCCCTCAAGCCATTCTCGGCCTGGATCAATGGCCGCAAGCGTTTTCAGGGCAATGCGCGCGCAGACATCCCGGTCGTCGAGGACGACGGCGCGCGGTTGAAGTTCAATCCCTTCGCCAACGTCTCGCGTGAGGAGATCGCGGCGATCTTCGCCCGCGCCAAATTGCCACGGCATCCTCTGGTTGTGTCGGGATATCTGTCGGTCGGGTGTATGCCCTGCACGAGCAGAACGACCGAGGACGAAGATTCTCGCGCCGGTCGGTGGCGAGGTCGGGCCAAGACAGAATGCGGCATTCACACGATGAAGATTTCGTAG